CGCCCGGTCGCAAAGGTCGCGGCGCAGCTTTCCAGATAATAGCGCCAGCTGCGCAGGAAGGGCTCGTCATAGCCAAAGCGGCGGATGCGGGGGGCGGCCCCGGCCATGCGCGCAGCCCAGATCCGGCAGGTGCGGGCGTAATCCTGCCCGAAAGAGAAGCTCGCGCGCAGCTCCAGCCCGGCCCTGGCGCCCTGATGGCGCAGGATCGCCGGGCTGGGCAGCATACCGCCCGGAAAGATATGCTGACGGATGAAATCCGAGCGTTTGCGATAGATCGAGAATTCGGCATCCGGCACAGTTATCGCCTGCAAGACAGCCCGCCCGCCAGGGGCAAGGCGCGCCTTCAGCGTGGCGAAATAGGCGGGCCAATAGCGTTCGCCGACGGCCTCGATCATCTCGACCGAGACGATATTGTCATATTGCCCGCCGGCATGGCGATAGTCCTGCAGCCGGATCTCGGCTCGCCCGTCAAGCCGTGCATCGGCATAGCCCTTTTGTGCGGGCGACAGCGTCAGCCCTGTGACATGGCGACCGGTCTCGGCCGCGCGTTCGGCAAACCCGCCCCAGCCGCAGCCGATCTCGAGAATGTGCTCACCTGGGGCGAGCCGCGACAGGATACGGTCATTCTTGCGCGCCTGGGCGGTCTCCAGATCATCAGTGCCGTCGAACAGAGCCGAGGAATAGCTCATGCCCGGATCAAGCCAGAGCTGGTAAAATTCATTCCCGACATCGTAATGCGCCCGGATATTGCGCGACGACCCCGAGAGAGAATTGGCCCGCAGCCGGTCGGTCAGGCGAAACCCGAGGGCGGCAAGCCAGCCCGGTTTGCCCTGGCCCTGCAGAAGATCGAAATTGCGGATGGCAAGGCTGAGAAGCGCTTCGAGATCCGGGCTGTCCCAATGGCCCGCGACATAGCTTTCGCCAAACCCAACATCGCCGCGCGTCGCCAGCGCCGCAAGCAGCGCCCAGTCGGTGATCCGGATCACGGCCTCGGGGCCTTCTGATCCGAAATGATGACAATGGCCCTCGGGGGTGCTCAGGCAAATGCGCCCGTGCCGGATACCCTCAAGCGAGGCGAGAAAGCGGGTCTGTAGCAGGCTCATCGGCTGATTTCCTCAGGGGGCGCAGGGGGCAGGCGGCGATAGGCGACGCCTTTGAGGCGCAGACGCAGGGCCTGCCAGTAGATCAGAGCCAGGACCCGCAGCGCGCCGCCGGGACGGCGAAAGGCCGCTGCCAGCAGGCCAGCCTGGCGCAGGGGCCGGGGAGCGGCATTGAGTGTGGCGATCAGCCCCTCTTCGCCATCAGTGTGGCGGATCAGGATGGCAAGCCGGGCCGGGGTCA
Above is a genomic segment from Rhodobacter sp. 24-YEA-8 containing:
- a CDS encoding cyclopropane-fatty-acyl-phospholipid synthase family protein codes for the protein MSLLQTRFLASLEGIRHGRICLSTPEGHCHHFGSEGPEAVIRITDWALLAALATRGDVGFGESYVAGHWDSPDLEALLSLAIRNFDLLQGQGKPGWLAALGFRLTDRLRANSLSGSSRNIRAHYDVGNEFYQLWLDPGMSYSSALFDGTDDLETAQARKNDRILSRLAPGEHILEIGCGWGGFAERAAETGRHVTGLTLSPAQKGYADARLDGRAEIRLQDYRHAGGQYDNIVSVEMIEAVGERYWPAYFATLKARLAPGGRAVLQAITVPDAEFSIYRKRSDFIRQHIFPGGMLPSPAILRHQGARAGLELRASFSFGQDYARTCRIWAARMAGAAPRIRRFGYDEPFLRSWRYYLESCAATFATGRSDVVQVEFGHIGQMAQAA